One Mesorhizobium sp. L-2-11 genomic region harbors:
- a CDS encoding aldo/keto reductase: MRYSQLGNTGMFVSELCLGTMTFGAAEQNNQWGLIASLDQDGVDRIVQRSLAAGINFFDTADVYSFGVSERLLGQSLRNLGIKRQDVVIATKVHGAMGDGPNQRGSSRGHIMDSVEGSLERLQLDHIDLYQLHGTDAVTPIDETLRALDDLVASGKVRYVGVSNWAAWRIAKALGIAERKGFARFETVQSYYSIAGRDLEREIVPLLDEEKLGLMVWSPMAGGLLSGKYGPGAPGNGEGRRASFNFPPVNEDRAWAAVAAMREIAGKHGVSVATVALGYVLAKPFVMSVIIGASRMEQLEQNLAATELKLDSDDLARLDEVSALPSEYPAWMLERQAAGRRPAPFAPKK, translated from the coding sequence ATGCGTTATAGTCAACTTGGAAACACGGGGATGTTTGTCTCCGAACTTTGTCTCGGCACCATGACCTTCGGCGCCGCCGAGCAAAACAACCAATGGGGCCTGATCGCCAGCCTCGACCAGGATGGCGTCGACAGGATCGTCCAGCGCTCGCTCGCCGCCGGCATCAATTTCTTCGACACGGCGGATGTCTATTCCTTCGGCGTATCGGAACGGCTTCTCGGCCAGTCGCTGCGCAATCTCGGCATCAAGCGGCAGGACGTGGTCATCGCCACCAAGGTCCATGGCGCCATGGGCGACGGCCCGAACCAGCGCGGCTCCTCGCGCGGCCACATCATGGATTCGGTCGAGGGCAGTCTGGAGCGGCTGCAACTGGACCATATCGATCTCTACCAGCTGCACGGCACCGACGCGGTGACGCCGATCGACGAGACGCTGCGGGCGCTCGACGATCTGGTTGCCAGCGGCAAGGTCCGGTATGTCGGCGTCTCGAACTGGGCGGCCTGGCGCATCGCCAAGGCATTGGGCATCGCCGAACGCAAGGGCTTTGCCCGTTTTGAGACGGTCCAGTCCTACTATTCGATCGCCGGCCGCGATCTGGAGCGCGAGATCGTTCCGTTGCTCGACGAGGAGAAGCTTGGGCTGATGGTCTGGTCGCCGATGGCGGGCGGGCTGCTTTCCGGCAAATACGGGCCCGGCGCGCCCGGCAATGGCGAGGGCCGCCGCGCCAGCTTCAATTTCCCGCCGGTCAATGAAGACCGCGCCTGGGCGGCGGTCGCCGCCATGCGCGAGATCGCCGGCAAGCACGGCGTCAGCGTCGCCACGGTAGCGCTTGGCTATGTGCTGGCCAAGCCTTTTGTGATGAGCGTGATCATCGGCGCCAGCCGCATGGAGCAGCTCGAACAGAACCTTGCCGCCACCGAGTTGAAGCTCGACAGCGACGATCTTGCTCGTCTCGACGAGGTCAGCGCGCTGCCATCCGAATATCCGGCCTGGATGCTCGAGCGCCAGGCGGCTGGCCGGCGTCCGGCGCCCTTTGCGCCGAAAAAGTAA
- a CDS encoding type II toxin-antitoxin system VapC family toxin, with translation MYLLDTNIVSDVERRLPNPTAWLASVDPASVNLSVITLGEIERGIVKLRKVDPERATRLDLWLRELRRDNADRILAVTEEVALSWGRISAGRTRGSADTLIAATAFVHDLILVTRNVTDFDDTGVTVLNPWTI, from the coding sequence ATGTACCTGCTCGACACGAACATAGTTTCGGATGTGGAACGACGCTTGCCCAATCCGACCGCCTGGCTGGCTTCGGTGGATCCGGCTTCGGTCAATCTCAGTGTCATCACGCTTGGGGAGATCGAACGCGGGATCGTCAAGCTGCGCAAGGTCGATCCCGAACGGGCAACACGCCTCGATCTGTGGTTGCGAGAGCTTCGGCGCGACAATGCCGACCGCATCCTTGCGGTTACTGAAGAAGTAGCGTTGTCGTGGGGTCGCATTTCGGCTGGCCGCACACGCGGCAGCGCCGACACGCTGATCGCCGCCACAGCTTTTGTCCACGACCTCATTCTGGTTACGCGCAACGTCACCGACTTCGACGATACCGGGGTGACGGTCCTCAATCCTTGGACAATCTGA
- a CDS encoding type II toxin-antitoxin system Phd/YefM family antitoxin, with protein MAWHLQDAKNNFSKVVQRARSEGPQTVTLRGKRAAVVLSAEDYDRLSGKRKSLAEYLLTGPVWDDDFAEEVNRRSDTMIRDIDL; from the coding sequence ATGGCCTGGCATCTTCAGGATGCGAAAAACAACTTTTCCAAAGTGGTTCAGCGCGCGCGCAGCGAGGGGCCGCAGACGGTGACCCTGCGTGGCAAGCGCGCGGCCGTGGTGCTTTCTGCCGAAGACTATGACCGCTTGTCGGGAAAAAGGAAGTCACTGGCAGAATATCTTCTGACCGGTCCCGTCTGGGATGATGATTTCGCCGAGGAGGTCAACCGTCGCTCGGATACAATGATCCGCGACATCGACCTCTGA
- a CDS encoding YggS family pyridoxal phosphate-dependent enzyme has product MASAVEQYFTVKARIAAAEREARRQAGAVALVAVSKTFSSNDIRPVIEAGQRVFGENRVQEAQAKWPALKQAFPDIELHLIGPLQSNKAKEAVALFDVIETVDREKIAAELAKEIARQGRSPKLYVQVNTGSEPQKAGIEPREAVPFVTRCREVHGLAIEGLMCIPPADENPGPHFALLEKLSAEAGVEELSMGMSGDYETAIAFGATSVRVGSAIFGSR; this is encoded by the coding sequence ATGGCGAGCGCCGTCGAACAGTATTTCACGGTCAAGGCGAGGATCGCCGCCGCCGAGCGCGAGGCAAGACGTCAAGCCGGCGCGGTGGCGCTGGTCGCGGTCTCGAAGACCTTCAGCTCAAACGATATCCGCCCGGTCATCGAGGCCGGGCAGCGCGTCTTCGGCGAGAACCGCGTCCAGGAAGCACAAGCCAAATGGCCGGCGCTGAAGCAAGCCTTCCCCGACATCGAGCTGCATCTGATCGGTCCGCTGCAATCGAACAAGGCGAAGGAAGCGGTCGCGCTGTTCGACGTCATCGAGACGGTCGATCGCGAAAAGATCGCCGCCGAACTCGCCAAGGAAATCGCCAGACAAGGCCGGTCGCCAAAACTCTATGTTCAGGTCAACACCGGCTCGGAACCACAAAAAGCCGGCATCGAACCGCGCGAAGCCGTACCCTTCGTTACGCGCTGCCGCGAGGTCCATGGCCTCGCCATCGAGGGCCTGATGTGCATCCCGCCGGCCGACGAGAACCCCGGCCCGCATTTCGCGCTGCTGGAAAAGCTCAGCGCGGAGGCAGGGGTGGAGGAGCTTTCGATGGGCATGTCCGGCGACTACGAAACCGCGATCGCCTTCGGCGCAACCAGCGTCAGGGTCGGCTCGGCGATCTTCGGCAGCCGCTAG
- the leuS gene encoding leucine--tRNA ligase yields the protein MATERYNPRASEPKWQKAWDAKQLFEADNDDPRPKYYVLEMFPYPSGRIHIGHTRNYTMGDVVARYKRAKGFNVLHPMGWDAFGMPAENAAMQNKVHPKDWTYQNIAAMREQLKVMGLSLDWAREFATCDVDYYHRQQMLFLDFVEKGLVTRKSSRVNWDPEDMTVLANEQVIDGRGWRSGALVEQRELTQWFFKITDYAQDLLDSLEGLDEWPEKVKLMQANWIGRSEGLLIRWPLAEPIAGEHELEVYTTRPDTIFGASFMAVAADHPLAKKAAESNPALAKFIDEVHHMGTSVAALETAEKKGFDTGIRVVHPFDANWTLPVYVANFVLMEYGTGAIFGCPSGDQRDLDFANRYGLPVIPVVMPEGEIQGNFQIIEEAYVGDGVMINSRFLDGMKPDRAFDEVAKLLEQKTIGNRPMAERKVNFRLRDWGISRQRYWGCPIPMIHCEDCGVVPVPKADLPVRLPDDIEFDRPGNPLDRHPTWRHVKCPQCGKDARRETDTMDTFVDSSWYFARFTAPWANDPTDPKAATEWLPVDQYIGGIEHAILHLLYSRFFTRAMRETGHVDLAEPFRGLFTQGMVVHETYRVGSGSNSRWLAPSEVRLEDVDGKRRAIEIATGEEVVIGPLEKMSKSKKNTVSPEEITDGYGADTARWFMLSDSPPERDVEWTDEGAAGAHRFIQRIWRLVSTAAESLAGIQPAAAKQGEAGTVSKAAHKALKSVGEDIEKLAFNRAIARIYELANALTMPLSEATAGKADPALQAACRQAVDILVHLIAPVMPHLAEECWQTLGGTDLVAERPWPVYDPSLVVDSEIVLPVQVNGKKRGDLTIARDADQGAVEKAVLALDFVQKALEGKAPRKVIIVPQRIVNVVA from the coding sequence ATGGCAACCGAACGATACAATCCGCGCGCATCAGAGCCCAAATGGCAGAAGGCCTGGGACGCCAAGCAGCTGTTCGAGGCTGACAACGACGACCCGCGTCCGAAATACTACGTGCTCGAGATGTTCCCCTATCCGTCGGGGCGCATCCATATCGGCCATACCCGCAACTACACGATGGGCGACGTGGTGGCGCGCTATAAGCGGGCCAAGGGTTTCAACGTGCTGCACCCGATGGGCTGGGACGCCTTCGGCATGCCGGCCGAGAACGCGGCGATGCAGAACAAGGTCCATCCCAAGGACTGGACCTATCAGAACATCGCCGCCATGCGCGAGCAGCTCAAGGTCATGGGCCTGTCGCTCGATTGGGCACGCGAATTCGCCACCTGCGATGTCGACTACTACCACCGCCAGCAGATGCTGTTCCTCGATTTCGTCGAGAAGGGGCTGGTGACTCGCAAATCCTCCAGGGTCAACTGGGATCCGGAGGACATGACGGTGCTTGCCAACGAGCAGGTCATCGACGGACGCGGCTGGCGCTCGGGCGCGCTGGTCGAACAGCGCGAGCTGACGCAGTGGTTCTTCAAGATCACCGACTATGCGCAGGATCTGCTGGACTCGCTGGAGGGCCTCGACGAATGGCCGGAAAAAGTCAAGCTGATGCAGGCGAACTGGATCGGCCGCTCGGAAGGCCTGCTGATCCGCTGGCCGCTGGCCGAGCCGATTGCTGGCGAGCATGAGTTGGAAGTCTACACGACGCGGCCGGACACCATCTTCGGCGCCTCCTTCATGGCGGTCGCAGCTGATCATCCGCTTGCCAAGAAGGCTGCCGAAAGCAATCCGGCGCTGGCAAAGTTCATCGATGAAGTCCATCACATGGGCACGTCGGTGGCGGCACTGGAGACGGCCGAGAAGAAGGGCTTCGATACAGGCATCCGTGTCGTCCATCCATTCGACGCGAACTGGACGCTGCCTGTCTATGTCGCCAATTTCGTGCTGATGGAGTACGGCACCGGCGCCATCTTCGGCTGCCCGTCCGGTGACCAGCGCGACCTCGATTTTGCTAACAGATATGGCCTGCCGGTCATTCCGGTGGTGATGCCGGAAGGCGAGATCCAGGGAAACTTCCAGATCATCGAGGAAGCCTATGTCGGCGATGGGGTGATGATCAATTCGCGCTTCCTCGACGGCATGAAGCCTGATCGGGCGTTCGACGAGGTGGCGAAGCTGCTGGAACAAAAGACCATCGGCAACCGGCCGATGGCCGAGCGCAAGGTCAACTTCCGCCTGCGCGACTGGGGCATTTCGCGCCAGCGCTACTGGGGCTGTCCGATCCCGATGATCCATTGCGAGGATTGCGGCGTCGTGCCGGTGCCGAAGGCGGACCTGCCGGTCAGGCTGCCGGACGACATCGAGTTCGACCGGCCGGGCAATCCGCTCGACCGCCATCCGACCTGGCGGCACGTCAAATGCCCGCAATGCGGCAAGGATGCACGCCGCGAAACCGACACGATGGACACGTTCGTCGATTCGTCGTGGTATTTCGCGCGCTTCACCGCGCCCTGGGCGAACGATCCGACCGATCCCAAGGCAGCTACCGAATGGCTGCCGGTCGACCAGTATATTGGCGGCATCGAGCACGCCATTTTGCACTTGCTCTATTCGCGCTTCTTCACCCGCGCCATGCGCGAGACCGGCCATGTCGACCTCGCCGAGCCGTTCAGGGGCCTGTTCACGCAAGGCATGGTGGTGCACGAGACCTATCGGGTCGGCAGTGGCTCGAACAGCCGCTGGCTTGCGCCCAGCGAGGTGCGGCTGGAGGACGTCGACGGCAAGCGCCGCGCCATCGAAATCGCGACCGGCGAAGAGGTGGTGATCGGCCCGCTTGAAAAAATGTCGAAGTCGAAGAAGAATACGGTGAGCCCGGAAGAGATCACCGACGGCTACGGCGCCGATACCGCGCGCTGGTTCATGCTGTCGGACTCGCCACCCGAGCGTGACGTCGAATGGACCGACGAGGGCGCCGCCGGCGCGCACCGTTTCATCCAGCGCATCTGGCGCCTGGTGTCGACGGCCGCCGAATCGCTCGCCGGAATCCAGCCGGCAGCGGCGAAGCAGGGCGAGGCAGGGACTGTTTCCAAGGCCGCGCACAAGGCGTTGAAATCGGTCGGCGAGGATATCGAAAAGCTTGCCTTCAATCGCGCCATCGCCCGCATCTACGAACTCGCCAATGCACTCACCATGCCGCTTAGCGAGGCGACCGCAGGCAAGGCCGATCCGGCGCTCCAGGCTGCCTGCCGGCAAGCCGTCGACATCCTCGTGCATCTGATTGCGCCGGTCATGCCGCATCTGGCCGAGGAATGCTGGCAGACGCTCGGCGGCACTGATCTGGTCGCCGAACGGCCCTGGCCTGTCTATGATCCGTCGCTTGTCGTCGACAGCGAGATCGTGCTGCCGGTCCAGGTCAACGGCAAGAAGCGCGGCGATTTGACAATTGCCCGCGACGCGGACCAAGGTGCCGTCGAAAAAGCGGTTCTGGCTCTCGACTTCGTGCAGAAAGCGCTCGAAGGTAAGGCACCGCGCAAGGTGATCATCGTCCCGCAGAGGATCGTCAATGTCGTTGCCTGA
- the lptE gene encoding LPS assembly lipoprotein LptE, which translates to MSLPDPRKTEVTHLLRRATLYGLVASVALVSACTVRPLYSSAPLSAGSQVGAAAELGSISVKPVNTRYAQQVRNNLIFALGQGAGEPASPAYSLDLGVTELVESAANVQVTTDDDEPTAGTVTLTANYVLTDAKTGKTIATGRRSIASSYDRPRQEFATYRAQIDAENRAARELAELLRLSIAQDLVKHGKTVAG; encoded by the coding sequence ATGTCGTTGCCTGATCCGAGGAAGACAGAAGTGACGCATTTGCTGCGCCGTGCCACGCTGTATGGCCTGGTCGCTTCGGTTGCGCTGGTTTCGGCCTGCACGGTGCGCCCGCTCTATTCGAGCGCGCCGCTGTCGGCCGGCTCGCAAGTCGGCGCTGCTGCCGAACTCGGGTCCATTTCGGTCAAGCCGGTCAACACCCGCTACGCCCAGCAGGTCCGCAACAATCTGATTTTCGCGCTCGGCCAGGGTGCGGGCGAGCCGGCGTCGCCCGCCTATTCGCTCGATCTCGGCGTTACCGAACTTGTTGAATCCGCTGCAAATGTGCAGGTCACGACCGATGACGACGAACCAACCGCGGGCACGGTGACACTGACCGCGAACTATGTGCTGACCGACGCCAAGACCGGCAAGACGATCGCGACCGGCAGGCGCTCGATAGCGTCGTCCTACGACCGGCCCCGTCAGGAGTTTGCCACCTATCGGGCGCAGATCGATGCCGAGAACCGCGCGGCGCGCGAACTGGCGGAGCTGCTGCGCCTGTCGATCGCCCAGGATCTGGTCAAGCACGGCAAGACGGTGGCGGGTTAA
- the fsa gene encoding fructose-6-phosphate aldolase — protein MKFFVDTADVKEIRELNDLGLLDGVTTNPSLILKSGGKIADVTREICEIVKGPVSAEVVATEYKDMMAEANILARIADNVCIKVPLTLDGLRACKDIRSDGRMVNVTLCFSATQALLAAKAGASFISPFVGRIDDSGWDGMELISDIRTIYDNYDFQTEILTASVRTVNHVKQAALIGADVITAPPATLKALVKHPLTDKGLEQFLADWAKTGQKIG, from the coding sequence ATGAAATTTTTTGTCGACACCGCCGACGTCAAGGAAATCCGTGAGCTGAACGATTTGGGGCTGCTCGACGGCGTTACCACCAATCCTTCGCTGATCCTCAAATCCGGCGGCAAGATCGCCGACGTGACCAGAGAAATCTGCGAGATCGTCAAGGGCCCGGTCTCGGCCGAAGTCGTCGCCACCGAATACAAGGACATGATGGCCGAGGCCAATATCCTGGCCAGGATCGCCGACAATGTCTGCATAAAAGTGCCGCTGACGCTCGACGGCCTGAGGGCCTGCAAGGACATCCGCTCGGACGGCCGCATGGTCAATGTCACGCTGTGCTTCTCGGCCACCCAGGCGCTGCTCGCCGCCAAGGCCGGCGCCTCCTTCATTTCGCCCTTCGTCGGCCGCATCGACGACAGCGGCTGGGACGGCATGGAACTGATCTCGGACATCCGCACCATCTACGACAATTATGATTTCCAGACCGAGATCCTGACCGCCTCGGTGCGCACGGTGAACCACGTCAAGCAGGCTGCATTGATAGGCGCCGACGTCATCACCGCGCCGCCGGCGACGCTGAAGGCGCTGGTCAAGCACCCGCTGACCGACAAGGGCCTGGAGCAGTTCCTCGCCGACTGGGCCAAGACCGGCCAGAAAATCGGCTGA
- a CDS encoding primosomal protein N': protein MIEDSPFVAAAPVLVPMPAERPYTYAVPTGMRVVPGSIVRVPLGPRQVAGIVWDGAVEKVDAKKLRPIEQVFDCPPIDRAMRRFVDWIAQYTLSPPGMVARMLLRAPEAFDPEPWIEGLQRTLAKPDRMTDARLRVLETAEGGLAWTRSGLAHAAGVSSTVIDGLKAQGVFETVMIPPRPVVAAPDTGYAQPSLMPDQSDAAEMLRTSVAAGAFGVTLLDGVTGSGKTEVYFEAVAAALDRGKQVLILLPEIALTHAFLERFQERFGAKPAEWHSDLPPRMRERVWRQVAEGGVRVVAGARSALFLPFSELGLIVVDEEHDPAYKQEDRVFYNARDMAVVRGHIGGFPVVLASATPSVESRVNASQGRYSRAVLSARFAEAALPDLKTIDMRRAPPARGGFLSPVLLGHMRQTLEKKEQSLLFLNRRGYAPLTLCRVCGHRFGCPVCSAWLVEHRFRGQLVCHHCGHNERRPEACPECGTLDHLVACGPGVERIAEEVVAHFPDARTIVLSSDLMGGVRRLRLELEAIANGEADIVIGTQLVAKGHNFPDMTLVGVVDADLGLANGDPRAAERTFQLLSQVTGRAGRTGKKSLGLLQTFQPDHPVMRAIVSGDAEAFYQREIIERERAVLPPFGRLAGVIVSAATRAEAEGHARGLRRAAPQAADLFVLGPAEAPLSLIGGRHRFRLLIQGERRADMQGFIRTMLAEGPKLRGSVRVQVDIDPQSFL, encoded by the coding sequence ATGATCGAAGATTCGCCCTTTGTCGCGGCCGCACCGGTGCTGGTGCCGATGCCCGCCGAGCGGCCCTACACCTATGCCGTGCCCACCGGCATGCGCGTGGTGCCGGGCTCGATCGTGCGCGTGCCGCTCGGACCGCGCCAGGTTGCCGGCATCGTCTGGGACGGTGCCGTCGAAAAGGTCGATGCCAAAAAACTGCGCCCGATCGAGCAGGTCTTCGACTGCCCGCCAATCGACCGCGCCATGCGCCGCTTCGTCGACTGGATCGCGCAATACACGCTGTCGCCGCCCGGCATGGTGGCGCGCATGCTGCTGCGGGCGCCGGAGGCCTTCGACCCGGAACCGTGGATCGAAGGGCTGCAACGCACCTTGGCCAAACCCGACCGGATGACGGATGCAAGGTTGCGCGTTCTGGAGACAGCCGAAGGCGGGCTCGCCTGGACGCGATCCGGGCTGGCGCATGCGGCCGGCGTGTCGTCGACGGTCATCGACGGGCTGAAGGCGCAAGGCGTGTTCGAGACGGTCATGATCCCGCCGCGACCGGTGGTCGCAGCACCCGACACAGGATACGCCCAGCCATCGCTGATGCCGGACCAGAGCGATGCGGCCGAGATGCTGCGCACCAGTGTCGCGGCCGGCGCATTCGGCGTCACGCTGCTCGACGGGGTGACCGGATCGGGCAAGACCGAGGTCTATTTCGAAGCGGTGGCCGCGGCGCTCGACCGCGGCAAGCAGGTGCTGATCCTGCTGCCGGAGATTGCGCTGACCCACGCCTTCCTCGAGCGCTTCCAGGAACGGTTCGGCGCCAAGCCGGCCGAATGGCATTCGGACCTGCCGCCAAGGATGCGCGAGCGTGTCTGGCGGCAGGTTGCGGAAGGTGGCGTGCGCGTCGTTGCCGGCGCGCGTTCGGCGCTGTTTTTGCCGTTCAGCGAGCTTGGGCTGATCGTCGTCGACGAGGAGCACGACCCCGCCTACAAGCAGGAAGACCGCGTTTTCTACAATGCCCGCGACATGGCGGTGGTGCGCGGCCATATTGGCGGTTTTCCGGTCGTGCTCGCCTCGGCGACGCCATCGGTCGAAAGCCGGGTCAATGCGAGCCAGGGCCGCTATAGCAGGGCGGTGCTTTCGGCGCGCTTCGCCGAGGCGGCGCTTCCCGACCTGAAGACGATCGACATGCGCCGCGCCCCGCCGGCACGCGGCGGCTTCCTGTCGCCGGTGCTGCTTGGCCATATGCGCCAGACACTGGAGAAGAAGGAGCAGTCGCTGCTGTTCCTCAACCGGCGCGGCTATGCGCCGCTGACGCTGTGCCGGGTCTGCGGCCATCGCTTCGGCTGCCCGGTCTGCTCGGCCTGGCTGGTCGAGCACCGCTTTCGCGGCCAGCTCGTCTGCCACCATTGCGGACACAATGAGCGGCGGCCCGAGGCCTGCCCGGAATGCGGCACGCTCGACCATCTGGTCGCCTGCGGGCCGGGCGTCGAGCGCATCGCTGAAGAAGTCGTCGCGCATTTCCCCGACGCCCGAACCATCGTCCTGTCGTCCGACCTGATGGGCGGCGTGCGGCGGCTGAGGCTGGAGCTTGAAGCCATCGCCAATGGCGAGGCCGACATCGTCATCGGCACGCAGCTTGTCGCCAAGGGCCACAATTTCCCTGACATGACGCTGGTTGGCGTGGTCGACGCCGATCTCGGCCTGGCCAATGGCGATCCGCGCGCCGCCGAGCGCACCTTTCAGCTGCTCAGCCAGGTCACCGGCCGCGCCGGCCGTACCGGCAAGAAGAGCCTGGGCCTGCTGCAGACCTTCCAGCCCGACCACCCGGTCATGCGGGCGATCGTCTCCGGCGACGCCGAGGCTTTTTACCAGCGCGAGATCATTGAACGGGAACGGGCGGTGCTGCCGCCTTTCGGCCGGCTCGCCGGCGTCATCGTCAGCGCGGCGACGCGGGCGGAAGCGGAGGGCCATGCGCGGGGTCTGCGGCGCGCCGCACCCCAGGCCGCCGACCTGTTCGTGCTCGGCCCGGCCGAGGCGCCGCTGTCGCTGATCGGCGGCCGCCATCGCTTCCGCCTGCTGATCCAGGGCGAGCGGCGCGCCGATATGCAAGGATTCATCCGCACCATGCTGGCCGAGGGACCGAAGCTACGGGGCTCGGTGCGCGTGCAGGTCGACATCGACCCGCAGAGCTTTCTGTGA
- a CDS encoding AGROH133_08824 family phage infection protein: protein MEFAFPWPMSQGEWLAWSSAVVTLLFGLLLFLAPRLGFRVLRLQVNPEKAAAIAEGRGRMSGFYLGVGLCCILLAQPLLYMALGFSWLFTAFGRLLSMMSDGANTPFNWASIVVELVLATLPLAFAFGFVP, encoded by the coding sequence ATGGAATTTGCGTTTCCGTGGCCGATGAGCCAGGGCGAGTGGCTGGCGTGGTCGAGCGCCGTCGTGACCTTGCTGTTCGGGCTGCTGCTGTTCTTGGCGCCGAGGCTGGGCTTCCGGGTTCTCAGACTGCAGGTCAATCCCGAAAAGGCGGCGGCGATCGCCGAAGGGCGCGGCAGGATGTCAGGCTTCTATCTCGGCGTCGGCCTGTGCTGCATTCTGCTGGCGCAACCGCTGCTCTATATGGCGCTTGGCTTTTCCTGGCTGTTCACCGCCTTCGGCCGCCTGCTGTCGATGATGTCGGATGGCGCCAACACACCTTTCAACTGGGCTTCCATCGTGGTGGAACTGGTGCTGGCGACGTTGCCGCTTGCCTTCGCCTTCGGCTTTGTGCCTTGA
- a CDS encoding F0F1 ATP synthase subunit delta — MAQSSSPISGVAERYAGSLFELALQANSVAQVEADLNSFAAMLEVSADLARLVNSPVFSSEDQAKAIAAIADKAGITGLTGNFLRVVAQNRRLFAIPGMIKAFRQIAAEHRGETATEVTSAHALTDAQQTELKAALKSVAGKDVAITVTVDPSLLGGLVVKIGSRQIDTSLKTKLNSLKLALKEVG, encoded by the coding sequence GTGGCCCAATCGTCATCGCCAATCTCAGGTGTCGCAGAACGCTATGCGGGTTCGCTGTTCGAGCTCGCGCTCCAGGCGAATTCGGTCGCCCAGGTCGAGGCCGACCTCAACAGTTTCGCGGCGATGCTCGAAGTCAGTGCGGATCTGGCCCGCCTGGTCAATAGCCCGGTGTTCTCCAGCGAGGACCAGGCCAAGGCCATCGCGGCGATCGCCGACAAGGCAGGGATCACCGGCCTCACCGGCAATTTCCTGCGCGTCGTCGCCCAGAACCGCCGGCTGTTCGCCATCCCCGGCATGATCAAGGCATTCCGCCAGATCGCCGCCGAGCATCGTGGTGAGACCGCCACTGAAGTGACCTCGGCGCATGCGCTGACCGACGCCCAGCAAACCGAGCTGAAGGCGGCGCTGAAAAGCGTTGCTGGCAAGGACGTCGCGATCACCGTGACCGTCGATCCGTCGCTGCTCGGCGGGCTGGTGGTCAAGATAGGCTCGCGCCAGATCGATACGTCTCTCAAAACCAAACTCAATTCGCTCAAGCTTGCACTGAAAGAGGTCGGCTGA